AAGTAGCTTCTGCACCGTCTTGGAAGTAGATTGAGTGTAATCCATCTTTAGTAATACCAGAGTTTTTAACAGCAGCATTATCAGCACCACTTGAAGTGATCTCACCTTCAAGACCTTTGATAGCACCATAATTTAATATAACACCCGTTGTTATGATCATTTGATCATATTTAATCTCTTTTGAACCATCAACAGTAACAGAGTTGTTGTCAGGATCAAATGCAGTAACACTACCTTTGATTAGTTTTACACCACTTGGTACAAATTCATCTCTGTTGTATTGAATATCACTTTTATCCCATATACCCGCACCTACTAAAGTTTGACCAGGTTGGTAAGAAACTGACATTGGGTCTGGTTCAATTACAGTGATATCAGCATTGCTTATAGAATTGTTAAGACGAGCAGCAGTACTCATACCAGCTAAACCACCACCTACGATAACGATTTTACCTTTAACGTCAGCAGCAACCGCACTAGCAGCTCCAACAGTTGTTCCAGCCATGATTGATGCTGCAACAGGTGATACACTCATGAATTTTAAAGCGTCACGACGAGACATAACCTCTGGATGCTTATCAACTTCATTTAGAATCTCTTCTAAGATCTGATTTTTAGACATATAATTTCCCTTATGTATTAGATTAATTGATTTTACTTGTAATCAGCTTAATACATTTTTAAACAATACAAATTTTAACAATTTTAAAGATTGTTATCACATTATTGTGATAAAGTGTCTGTTTTTTACATAATACATATATTTGAAATATTGGTAAATAGGGGATTTGAGAAGAATAGCTTATAATTATTATAAGAAAAAGCCTTAAAGGCTTTTTCTAAAGTTATATTAATATCTATAACGGAAGTAAACTCTTAAGTCTTGAGCTTTTTCAACTGGATCATATGCACCACCTAACATACCGAATAGTTGGTTAAGTTGTCTAGCTTCACTCATAGAGTATGGAGTACCACCATCACCAAAGAAACCGTTTGAACCAGTATAGTCATATTTGATAGATGTATATCTTACTTGCATGCTGAATACATCATCAATTAATGGTTGTGACCAGTAAGCTTCTATTGCAGAACCACGAGTAGCAAGTTTAGAACCAACTAAAGTGTCTTCACCATATGTAAATGGTCTCCAGTACTTATCACCATGGTTGTACTCTAAACCAAATCTACCACCAGTTAAGTTTGGAGTGTTAATTCCTAACCAGTAAGAGTGACCTGTTTGTTCTTTATCTGAACCCATCATTGCACCAGTATCTAATACTGACATTAAAGAACCCATCATTTGTTGCTGAGCAGCCGGCATTAGAGCCATTAGAGCTCCAGCAGCAGGTGTCATAGTCATCATATCACCAGAACGAGCGTGAGGACGAGATTTACTCATTGCATAAGATGCAAAGAAAGTTGTTTCGTCTAAAAAGTCACTGATCTCATTACCGATACCGTCAATTTTTAATGATGCAGCCATACCGTCCATATCACCTATAGTATCCATAGCCCAGCTTTGATCCATTGCAAATGCAGGTCCAGCAGCATCAATTGTAAAGCTACCAACCATACCAGGTACGTTTTTACCACGGTACCAAGTTGTTTTAAGTGCATATTGACCATCATCATATGGAACAAAGATAAATCCGTACATATCAATAGTATCTAAAGCATTTGCGTCTTCAATATAGCTAGGAGATGTAGGACTCATATAGCTTGATAAAGTAAAATCTGCTTCATTAGCCCATGCTTTAGCATTAGTTAAACCACGGCCAAGACATAGTTTAAACATCATACCAGGAACATATTTGTCAAGTTTGATACCAGCAGAAGCCCCATCAAATTCCATATTGATAACGTGTCCTAGTGGAGATTTTGCTTTTGGATCATCTTCACGTAAGTTAGCTAAGTAACCATTAGTAGATGGACGACGACCGATACTTGCAGTGAAACCGATATCACCAATTTTTGGCATCCATAACCAGTAAGCTTCTCTTACACGGATTTTGTCATCGTTTAGAGTTTCACTTGAGATCCAGTCAAAAGTATCAAAACCAAAACCTCTTTGTGGAACACTAAAAGTTTCACCACCAGCAAAGCTTCCAGCTGCACCTATTGGAGCTGCACCAAACGCTTTGTTATAAGCTAGTTGACCTTTAAATACCATATTATCAGTTGGAGCATAACCCATGTTTAACCATAAACGGTTAGACCAAACACCAGTATTTTTATAAGTTTGTTTTCCAAGTGCGCCAGTTCCAAGTGTTTCATATTCTATTTTATCAACAGCTGTACGAAAGTCAACATCAAATTTGATATTATCTTTTGCAGCTTGTGCATTTACTTCACCAACTTTTTTAGTTAATCTTTCTAATTTTTTGCTTAACTGTTCAACTTGAGATTGAAGATCAGCATCTGCAGCATATACTGCTGTACTTAAAAAAGCCACAGCCGAAAGAGCGATTATTTTTTTCATTCGAATTCCTTCATTTTTTTAATTCCATATCATCATATCACAAACTGGAGAGAAATTTGACACAAAAGTGATAAAAAAGTGATAAATTTTAAAAAAATTGTTACAAAAGTAAGCATAAGAAATATTTATATTACTTTAGATAATCTTATGAATAATTAAATAATATAATGTATGAGATTTTGTGATAATGTAACTATTCTATATAAAAATAGATAATAGAGCAAGTATCATATTAGTATAAATTAATATCTATGTGTAGATTTTATTTACAAGTAATTGAATATTAACCTTATTGTTCCATTCATTTTTATTTATAGTGTAAGAGAGAGTTATTTTTTTATCTTCAGGTAATTCAAAAACCTGTTTAAAAAGAGTTAGTTCAAGTGAAGAGATATCATTTTTATTTTGCTTTAGTATTATTTTAGAATGATTTTTTTCACGACCGAAAACTTTTACATCTTCAACAAAAGCGTTCTCAATTAAAAAAGTAGGGCGTTTATTTGCTTCCCCATATGGCTCAAACATATCAAAAATGTTTAATAGTTCCATATCTATAGAGTTGGTATCGATTTTTCCAATTAGATTTTCTTTTGGTATAAAATCGGAATCAGGTATATGTTTAGCACTTTGATTTATAGCTTTTGAAAACTCATATATATATTCTTGATCGATACTAAGACCTGCTGCCATCTTATGACCACCAAAACCATTTAGAAAATGTTTATTTTGGTCAAGGAGCTTAAAAATATTCACTTCACCTATACTTCTAGCACTCCCTTTTGCTTTTCCATCTTCTATATTTAGTACAATACTTGGCCGTCCATACTTGTCACTTAGACGTGAAGCTACTATACCTACGACACCCTCATGCCAATCTTCTCCTGCTACTACTATTATTCTGTCATTTTCATTTACAGACTGAGCAGCTACTTTTGTAGTGTGGGCTTCAGTCTCTTTTCTTTCTTCATTTAAAAGAGAAAGCTGATTGAAATATTTGTATGCTTGATTTAGATCAGTAGATGTGAAAAACTTTAATGCAATTGAAGCATCTTCGAGTCTTCCTGCTGCATTTATTCTTGGAGCTATGCCAAACGCAATATCTTCACTTGTAACGGTAGATTTGTTTATATAGTCTTTTATAATTACAGATGCCGGACGCTTTGAGTGCGTCAAGACCTTTAAACCTTCACGAACTAGTGTACGGTTAATATCAATTAGGGGCATTACATCAGCAATAATACCTATTGCAAGTATGTCCAAAAATTGTTTCATATCTATATCTAAAGATAGTTCTTTTTTTACAAGTCCCAAAACAAGCCATGCTACCTGGGCTCCACAGATCTCTTTAAAAGGGTACTCACATCCATCAAGTTTTGGATCAACTATAGCATATGCATCTGGCAGAGTATCTCCAGGTGTATGATGATCTGTAATAATCAGGTCAATGCCACGCTCCCTGCAGATTTGTGCAGCCTCTATAGCAGCTATACCATTGTCAACCGTTATAAGAAGGTCTGTTTCTATACGTTCTAGTACAGTCGGATTTACACCGTAGCCATCGTTAAAACGATTTGGGATGATTGTCTCTAAAGGGTATGGAATTTGTTTAAAATAATCACTCATTATAGCAGTCGATGTAACGCCATCTACATCATAATCACCAACTAGTGTAATTTTTTGATTGTTTTTAATAGCTTCTGCGATTCTTGAAGCGGCTTTTAGACCGTCTTTTAAAAGGGCGGGGTTTGGGATCTCTGAGAGTTTTTTTTCTTCATCAAATCTTGAACTTAAAAGTTCAAAGATTTTATATTTATCTAAAACTTCCACTAATGAGCTTCTAGTGACGCCTTAACAAATGCAAGTATTGAAGGGTTTGGAGTTTGCAGGCGTGAAGTAAATTCAGGGTGGAACTGAACACCTAAGAACCAAGGGTGATCTTTTATCTCAACTGTCTCAATTAAACCATTTGATTCACCAGTAACTATCATACCAGCTTTTTCTAATTGTTCTCTATAAGCAGGGTTTGCTTCATAACGGTGGCGGTGACGCTCATAAATAATTTTCTCACCATTGTAAGCTTCACGTAGGATTGAACCCTCTTTAGTCTCACAAGGGTATTCGCCTAGACGAAGTGTTCCACCCATTGGTGAGTTGTGTGTACGAAGCTGAGCTTCACCGTTTTGATCTAAGAAATCAGAGATTAAGTAGATCATAGGGTTTTTACAGTTTTCATCAAACTCTATCGAATTTGCATCTTCAAGACCAAGTACATTTCTAGCATACTCGATCAGTGTAAGCTGCATACCTAGACATATTCCAAGGTATGGGATCTTATTTGTACGTGCATATTCAATAGCCTGAATTTTACCTTCTACACCACGGTTACCAAATCCTCCAGCTACTAATACAGAATCACAATCAGCTAAAAGTGCTTCAGCACCTTTGTCTTCGATCTCTTCAGAATCAACCCAGCAGATCTCAACTCTCGCATCTAGGTGTGCA
This Sulfurimonas sp. DNA region includes the following protein-coding sequences:
- the recJ gene encoding single-stranded-DNA-specific exonuclease RecJ: MEVLDKYKIFELLSSRFDEEKKLSEIPNPALLKDGLKAASRIAEAIKNNQKITLVGDYDVDGVTSTAIMSDYFKQIPYPLETIIPNRFNDGYGVNPTVLERIETDLLITVDNGIAAIEAAQICRERGIDLIITDHHTPGDTLPDAYAIVDPKLDGCEYPFKEICGAQVAWLVLGLVKKELSLDIDMKQFLDILAIGIIADVMPLIDINRTLVREGLKVLTHSKRPASVIIKDYINKSTVTSEDIAFGIAPRINAAGRLEDASIALKFFTSTDLNQAYKYFNQLSLLNEERKETEAHTTKVAAQSVNENDRIIVVAGEDWHEGVVGIVASRLSDKYGRPSIVLNIEDGKAKGSARSIGEVNIFKLLDQNKHFLNGFGGHKMAAGLSIDQEYIYEFSKAINQSAKHIPDSDFIPKENLIGKIDTNSIDMELLNIFDMFEPYGEANKRPTFLIENAFVEDVKVFGREKNHSKIILKQNKNDISSLELTLFKQVFELPEDKKITLSYTINKNEWNNKVNIQLLVNKIYT
- a CDS encoding DUF3373 family protein, producing MKKIIALSAVAFLSTAVYAADADLQSQVEQLSKKLERLTKKVGEVNAQAAKDNIKFDVDFRTAVDKIEYETLGTGALGKQTYKNTGVWSNRLWLNMGYAPTDNMVFKGQLAYNKAFGAAPIGAAGSFAGGETFSVPQRGFGFDTFDWISSETLNDDKIRVREAYWLWMPKIGDIGFTASIGRRPSTNGYLANLREDDPKAKSPLGHVINMEFDGASAGIKLDKYVPGMMFKLCLGRGLTNAKAWANEADFTLSSYMSPTSPSYIEDANALDTIDMYGFIFVPYDDGQYALKTTWYRGKNVPGMVGSFTIDAAGPAFAMDQSWAMDTIGDMDGMAASLKIDGIGNEISDFLDETTFFASYAMSKSRPHARSGDMMTMTPAAGALMALMPAAQQQMMGSLMSVLDTGAMMGSDKEQTGHSYWLGINTPNLTGGRFGLEYNHGDKYWRPFTYGEDTLVGSKLATRGSAIEAYWSQPLIDDVFSMQVRYTSIKYDYTGSNGFFGDGGTPYSMSEARQLNQLFGMLGGAYDPVEKAQDLRVYFRYRY